One segment of Clostridium ljungdahlii DSM 13528 DNA contains the following:
- a CDS encoding ABC transporter permease, which yields MINKILKRTSVLYIVLVFIFLYLPIAVVVVYSFNSAKTGAAWNGTTINWYKQLFDDSNVIVAFKNSLTIAVISTIVSSIIGTIGAVGLYKYKFKGKSVVEGLLNITIVIPEIIMGIALLVYFSQIGLTLGIGTLVLAHATFSIPFVFIVVRSRLAGFDLSMEDAAMDLGANRLKVFTSITLPLILPGIFSGAMIAFVLSFDDVIINFFVSGAESTTLPIKIFSMLKFGLSPEINALCTLMLLVTFVILASVQIIKLIGIKKV from the coding sequence ATGATAAATAAAATTCTTAAGAGAACTTCTGTCCTGTATATAGTGCTTGTATTCATTTTTTTATACTTACCTATAGCTGTGGTTGTAGTTTATTCTTTTAACAGTGCAAAAACAGGGGCAGCATGGAATGGAACTACTATTAACTGGTATAAGCAGTTGTTTGATGATTCAAATGTTATAGTTGCATTTAAAAATAGTTTGACCATAGCAGTTATAAGTACGATAGTTTCTTCAATAATAGGTACAATAGGGGCTGTAGGATTGTATAAGTATAAATTTAAGGGAAAAAGTGTAGTGGAAGGATTATTAAATATAACTATTGTTATACCTGAAATTATTATGGGAATTGCATTGCTTGTGTATTTTTCACAAATTGGGCTAACCCTTGGTATAGGTACCTTAGTTCTAGCACATGCAACCTTTAGTATTCCTTTTGTGTTTATAGTAGTTAGATCAAGACTTGCAGGATTCGATTTGTCAATGGAGGATGCAGCTATGGACCTTGGAGCAAATAGGCTTAAGGTTTTTACCAGTATTACACTTCCACTCATATTACCGGGCATATTTTCAGGGGCAATGATTGCATTTGTTCTTTCTTTTGATGATGTAATTATAAATTTTTTTGTATCGGGAGCGGAAAGCACAACTCTTCCAATAAAGATATTTTCTATGCTTAAATTTGGGTTATCTCCAGAGATAAATGCCCTTTGTACCCTTATGCTTTTAGTCACATTTGTAATTTTAGCTTCTGTACAAATTATTAAACTAATAGGAATAAAAAAAGTATAG
- the argS gene encoding arginine--tRNA ligase — translation MDYKEIIAERIKENVDLELDFIKGLIEIPPKPEMGDYAFPCFQLAKTLRKAPNMIAEELKSKLDKEYFEKIENLGPYLNFFVDKAAFTKDTLEKVLKEGENYGKSELGKGKNVVVEFSSPNIAKPFHVGHLFSTSVGNALYKIISSQGYNCTRINHLGDWGTQFGKLISAYKRWCDEDSLHKDPIKELLRIYVKFHEEAEKDPSLDEEGRMYFKKLEDGCEEEVALWKKFKDLSLREFKKIYDLLNVEFDSYAGESFYSDKMDAVVDEIDKTGILVDSNGAKVVMLDDYNLPPCIVKKSDGATIYATRDLTAAIYRKKTYDFDKCIYVVGLDQSLYFRQIFATLKLMGKDWVDSCVHVGFGLVRFADKKLSTRKGDVIFLEDLLNRAIERTLEIINEKNPELENKEEVAKKIGVGAVIFTYLKNNRERDIVFDWNEMLSFEGETGPYVQYSYARGKSILRKAPAGISENVDYSKLSSKEEFELIKILHGFNKAVLSAINKLEPFIVTRYVIDAAKAFNKFYNAHSIINAEDEGVKAARIQLVKASCQVIKNGLNLLGIDVVEKM, via the coding sequence ATGGATTATAAAGAAATAATAGCAGAAAGAATTAAAGAAAATGTAGATTTAGAATTGGATTTTATAAAAGGTTTGATAGAGATACCTCCAAAGCCTGAGATGGGGGATTATGCCTTTCCATGTTTTCAATTGGCAAAGACGTTAAGAAAAGCTCCAAATATGATTGCAGAAGAATTGAAAAGTAAATTAGACAAAGAATATTTTGAAAAAATTGAAAATCTAGGACCTTATTTAAACTTTTTTGTAGATAAAGCGGCTTTTACAAAAGATACCTTAGAGAAGGTATTAAAAGAAGGAGAGAATTATGGTAAGTCTGAGCTAGGTAAAGGAAAAAATGTAGTTGTAGAGTTTTCGTCACCTAACATTGCAAAGCCATTTCACGTAGGACACCTTTTTAGTACATCTGTTGGAAATGCATTGTATAAAATAATAAGTTCTCAAGGGTATAACTGCACCAGAATAAATCATCTGGGGGATTGGGGCACTCAATTTGGAAAGCTCATATCTGCTTATAAAAGATGGTGTGATGAAGATTCCCTACATAAAGATCCAATAAAAGAGCTTTTAAGAATATATGTTAAATTTCATGAAGAAGCTGAAAAAGATCCTTCACTCGATGAAGAAGGTAGAATGTATTTTAAAAAATTAGAAGATGGATGCGAGGAAGAAGTTGCTCTCTGGAAAAAATTTAAAGATTTAAGCCTTAGAGAATTTAAAAAGATATATGATCTTTTAAATGTAGAATTTGATTCTTATGCAGGAGAAAGTTTTTATTCAGATAAAATGGATGCTGTAGTAGATGAAATAGACAAGACAGGTATTTTAGTTGATAGCAATGGAGCAAAAGTTGTAATGCTTGATGATTATAATTTACCTCCTTGCATTGTAAAAAAATCGGACGGAGCCACTATATATGCAACCCGTGATTTGACTGCAGCTATATATAGAAAGAAAACCTATGATTTTGATAAATGCATATATGTAGTGGGACTTGATCAATCACTTTACTTTAGACAGATATTTGCAACTCTCAAATTAATGGGAAAAGATTGGGTTGATTCATGTGTACATGTAGGTTTTGGTCTTGTAAGGTTTGCAGATAAAAAACTTTCTACGAGAAAGGGAGACGTAATATTCTTAGAGGATTTGTTGAACAGAGCTATAGAGAGAACTCTTGAAATAATAAATGAAAAAAATCCTGAACTTGAAAATAAGGAAGAAGTTGCAAAGAAGATAGGTGTAGGTGCCGTTATATTTACTTATTTAAAAAACAACAGAGAAAGGGATATAGTATTTGACTGGAATGAAATGCTAAGCTTTGAAGGAGAAACTGGTCCTTATGTACAATATAGCTATGCTAGAGGAAAAAGTATATTAAGGAAAGCTCCTGCTGGTATAAGTGAAAATGTAGATTACAGCAAATTAAGTAGTAAAGAGGAATTTGAACTTATAAAAATACTTCATGGTTTTAATAAGGCAGTATTAAGTGCTATAAATAAGTTGGAGCCATTTATAGTAACTAGATATGTAATAGATGCAGCTAAAGCCTTTAATAAGTTTTATAATGCACACAGCATTATAAATGCTGAAGATGAAGGTGTGAAGGCAGCTAGAATTCAGCTTGTAAAGGCTTCCTGCCAGGTAATAAAAAATGGCTTGAATTTACTTGGAATAGATGTAGTAGAAAAGATGTAA
- the galE gene encoding UDP-glucose 4-epimerase GalE: MAILVCGGAGYIGSHMIAELLENKKEVIVLDNFEKGHRSAILGGKVYEGDLRDDNILDRVFEENQIEAVIDFAAYSLVGESVDEPLKYFDNNVGGTLNLLKAMRKHNVKYVVFSSTAATYGEPKSIPILENAVTYPTNPYGESKLTVEKILKWSDRAYGIKYAALRYFNAAGAHVNGTIGEDHRPETHLIPIILQVALKKRDKIFIFGDDYNTEDGTCVRDYVHVTDLANAHLLALNKIMKENESKIYNLGNGKGFSVKEVIEVSRKVTGEKIEAEIAPRRQGDPAVLVASSKKAQDELGWKPKYNSLENIIGTAWNWHKNHATGYEK; encoded by the coding sequence ATGGCAATTTTAGTTTGCGGTGGGGCCGGATACATAGGCAGTCATATGATTGCAGAGTTATTGGAAAATAAGAAAGAAGTTATCGTATTAGATAATTTTGAAAAAGGACATAGATCTGCAATTTTAGGTGGAAAGGTATATGAGGGAGATTTAAGAGATGATAATATACTTGACAGAGTATTTGAAGAAAATCAAATTGAAGCTGTAATAGATTTTGCTGCTTATTCTCTTGTAGGGGAAAGTGTAGATGAACCTCTTAAATACTTTGATAATAATGTAGGTGGAACTTTAAATTTGCTTAAAGCAATGAGAAAGCATAATGTAAAGTATGTTGTATTTTCATCAACTGCAGCTACTTATGGGGAACCAAAAAGTATACCAATTTTAGAAAATGCAGTTACATATCCTACTAATCCCTATGGAGAATCGAAACTTACAGTGGAGAAGATTTTGAAGTGGAGTGATAGGGCATATGGCATAAAGTATGCTGCACTAAGATATTTTAATGCAGCTGGAGCACATGTAAATGGGACTATAGGAGAAGATCACAGACCTGAAACTCATTTAATTCCAATAATACTTCAAGTAGCCTTAAAAAAGAGAGATAAAATATTCATATTTGGGGATGATTACAATACAGAAGACGGTACCTGTGTTAGAGATTACGTTCATGTAACTGATTTAGCTAATGCTCATCTTTTAGCACTAAATAAAATTATGAAAGAAAATGAAAGTAAGATTTATAATTTAGGTAATGGAAAAGGATTTTCTGTAAAAGAAGTAATTGAAGTTTCAAGAAAGGTAACTGGAGAAAAAATAGAGGCTGAAATTGCACCTAGGAGACAAGGAGATCCAGCAGTGCTTGTGGCTTCTTCTAAAAAAGCCCAGGATGAACTTGGATGGAAGCCAAAGTATAATTCTCTGGAGAACATTATTGGGACGGCCTGGAATTGGCATAAAAATCATGCAACTGGATATGAAAAATAA
- a CDS encoding ribonuclease H-like domain-containing protein, with protein MEIKEYKQRINISEDTFSSCNMNDVAYFDIETTGFDREHDNIILISFGRFLSRYDFEMKQYFSDVLEDEREVIYNFGLDVKKYSSWCSYNGIAFDEPFIKERAHQSNMCFEAPGHHIDLYRLIRPYYKQLGMERCNLKTVEKHLGIDRKDKIDGGISVDLYKEFLESKNENIKKTIMLHNYEDVLNLPKIHEFACKIKNNNLLVREDCITEKQLKYLKILLKKNNIRLDIQLEKVSKRAASHVIDHLLKGESDCDELVNIINNSY; from the coding sequence ATGGAAATCAAAGAGTATAAACAGCGTATAAATATTTCAGAAGATACATTTTCAAGTTGTAATATGAATGATGTGGCATATTTTGATATAGAAACAACAGGATTTGACAGGGAACATGACAACATAATACTTATATCTTTTGGGAGATTCTTAAGCAGGTATGACTTTGAAATGAAACAGTATTTTTCGGATGTTTTAGAAGACGAAAGAGAAGTTATATATAATTTTGGATTAGATGTAAAAAAATATAGCAGTTGGTGTTCCTATAATGGAATAGCATTTGATGAGCCTTTTATAAAGGAGAGGGCTCATCAAAGCAATATGTGTTTTGAAGCTCCTGGACATCACATAGATTTGTACAGGCTTATAAGACCCTACTATAAACAACTTGGAATGGAAAGATGTAACTTAAAGACTGTAGAAAAACACTTGGGAATAGATCGAAAAGATAAAATAGATGGTGGAATTAGTGTAGATCTGTATAAAGAATTTCTAGAAAGTAAAAATGAAAATATAAAGAAAACTATAATGCTGCATAATTATGAAGATGTTTTAAATTTACCCAAAATACATGAATTTGCTTGCAAAATTAAAAATAATAATTTGCTTGTAAGGGAAGATTGTATTACAGAGAAACAGTTAAAATATTTAAAAATACTTTTGAAAAAGAATAATATACGACTAGATATTCAATTAGAAAAAGTATCTAAAAGAGCTGCTTCTCACGTCATAGACCATCTCCTAAAAGGTGAAAGTGATTGTGATGAATTAGTAAATATAATAAATAATAGTTACTAA
- a CDS encoding N-acyl-D-amino-acid deacylase family protein — protein MNIYDLVIKNAQIADPENQKIFHGNLAVENGKIASITSENIRGRKEIDAKSCIVCPGFIDIHAHIDGNMSYGELSLVQGITTTVGGNCGGGPTNLNKFFETQNKNGFPINQLQFIGHSFSLRYKVGIDNPYINATKTQIGEMKKLLEKEFANGAVGLSFGLEYAPGSSFEEVIALSKLASQYKKLISIHTRLKAPDDLESLKEAVKISEITGALVQVSHLVYQYGEGVMTEALGILDKARKNGVNIWADSGMYTSFATGITTSVFDEDHIKKFGWKFSDLYIASGKLKGKCLTKKLYDKMRQNDEDAVIICYTGVEEEIYEALLRDYVVLSSDTGPSPTGDIGEGHPQNCGTFPRFFKKMVREKKYLSLIDAIKKCTLIPANILGLKNKGRLSAGCDGDLVIFDIDTIEDKSDFLGKGRPDAYPNGVHYVIVNGHVVAEYGKIKKDILPGRAIKMN, from the coding sequence ATGAATATCTATGATTTAGTTATAAAAAATGCTCAAATAGCAGATCCAGAAAATCAAAAAATATTCCATGGTAATCTAGCGGTTGAAAATGGTAAGATAGCTTCAATTACTAGTGAAAATATAAGAGGCAGAAAGGAAATTGATGCTAAAAGTTGTATAGTATGCCCCGGTTTTATAGATATTCATGCCCATATTGACGGAAATATGAGCTATGGAGAATTGTCTTTAGTTCAAGGAATTACTACAACAGTAGGTGGAAATTGTGGTGGTGGTCCTACAAATTTGAACAAGTTTTTTGAAACACAAAATAAAAATGGCTTTCCAATAAATCAACTTCAATTTATAGGCCATTCCTTTAGTTTAAGATATAAAGTTGGAATTGATAATCCCTATATAAATGCGACAAAAACTCAAATAGGGGAAATGAAAAAACTTTTGGAAAAAGAATTTGCAAATGGAGCTGTGGGGTTATCCTTTGGGCTTGAATATGCTCCAGGGTCTTCCTTTGAAGAGGTTATAGCCTTAAGCAAGCTTGCTTCACAGTATAAAAAGTTAATTTCTATTCACACAAGGCTTAAGGCTCCTGATGATTTAGAATCTCTTAAAGAAGCTGTTAAGATCTCAGAAATTACAGGTGCACTAGTTCAGGTATCCCATTTAGTATATCAATATGGAGAAGGAGTCATGACAGAGGCACTTGGTATTTTAGATAAGGCAAGAAAAAATGGAGTAAATATATGGGCAGACAGCGGAATGTATACTTCTTTTGCAACAGGTATAACCACCAGTGTTTTTGATGAAGATCATATTAAAAAATTTGGATGGAAATTCAGTGATCTATATATAGCTTCAGGAAAACTTAAAGGCAAGTGTCTTACAAAAAAATTGTATGACAAAATGAGACAAAATGATGAGGATGCAGTTATAATTTGTTACACTGGAGTAGAAGAAGAGATTTATGAAGCACTATTAAGAGATTATGTAGTACTGTCTTCAGATACAGGTCCTTCTCCTACAGGAGACATAGGAGAAGGTCATCCTCAAAATTGTGGTACATTTCCACGCTTCTTTAAAAAGATGGTAAGGGAGAAAAAGTATCTTTCTCTTATTGATGCTATAAAAAAATGTACTTTGATACCGGCAAATATACTTGGCCTCAAAAATAAGGGAAGGTTGTCTGCAGGATGTGATGGGGATTTAGTAATATTTGATATAGATACTATTGAAGATAAATCTGACTTTTTGGGAAAAGGAAGACCAGATGCTTATCCAAATGGAGTTCATTATGTAATAGTTAATGGACATGTAGTAGCTGAGTATGGTAAAATTAAAAAAGATATTTTGCCTGGAAGGGCAATTAAAATGAATTAA
- a CDS encoding ABC transporter permease codes for MKIEKKRLLNFEKSFFIGPVSLWMIVLMGAPICYVIFISFLQRGTNGGIDFVFSLDNYKRIISPLYLKVFMDSLLIALITTLFTLVVGYPFAYLVVKIPKKFRIFVVMLIIVPFWTNSLIRSYAWMTLLSTEGLVNNLLIKVGFIKEPIEMLYTYGAVLIGMIYTLFPFMVLPLYTSIEKVNKNYIEAAKDLGATSLRAFLTVTLPLTKPGIVAGSILVFIPSLGLFYICDLMGGSKVMLIGNLIRNQFLISRDWPFGAALSVFMIIITLILLHVSTKLVGKKVDLEVF; via the coding sequence TTGAAGATTGAAAAAAAGAGACTATTAAATTTTGAAAAAAGTTTTTTTATAGGGCCTGTATCTCTTTGGATGATAGTTTTAATGGGGGCGCCAATTTGCTATGTTATATTTATAAGCTTTCTACAAAGGGGGACAAATGGTGGAATTGATTTCGTATTTTCTCTGGATAACTATAAAAGAATTATATCACCACTGTATCTTAAGGTATTTATGGATTCTTTATTAATTGCACTTATAACTACTTTATTTACTTTAGTTGTAGGATATCCATTTGCATATCTTGTAGTAAAAATACCAAAAAAGTTTCGTATATTTGTTGTAATGCTTATAATTGTCCCTTTTTGGACTAACTCTCTTATAAGATCCTATGCTTGGATGACACTTTTAAGTACAGAGGGACTTGTGAATAATTTACTTATTAAAGTGGGATTTATAAAAGAACCTATTGAAATGTTGTATACTTATGGAGCTGTACTTATAGGAATGATATATACTCTTTTTCCATTTATGGTACTACCACTTTATACATCTATAGAAAAAGTTAATAAAAATTACATTGAAGCAGCTAAAGATTTAGGTGCAACTTCTCTTAGAGCATTTCTAACAGTAACTTTACCGCTTACCAAGCCTGGAATTGTAGCTGGAAGTATTTTAGTCTTTATACCTTCCCTTGGATTATTTTATATATGTGATCTTATGGGAGGAAGCAAGGTAATGCTCATAGGCAATTTAATTAGAAATCAATTTTTAATATCTCGTGATTGGCCTTTCGGTGCAGCATTATCTGTATTTATGATAATTATTACACTGATACTTTTGCATGTAAGTACTAAGCTAGTAGGTAAAAAAGTGGATTTGGAGGTTTTTTAG
- the feoB gene encoding ferrous iron transport protein B, which produces MIVAALLGNPNVGKTSLFNHLTGSNQYVGNWAGVTVEKKEGYVDNFIKIVDLPGIYAMDTYSNEEKVSKEFLLTGNPSVIINIVDSSNLNRNLYLTTQLKQFNKPIILVLNMMDAAESKGLKIDFSALSKELGVTVVPIVAAKGKGIDNLLEILKSGNFLKETDNSKFIFENEKAAYSYINNILNKCVKETKKNITSTTEKIDKVVLNRFLAYPIFLICLILIFKFTFSWVGQPTADIFDNFLESFLKPDLKMLLAGTSNWFSSLLVDGILSGVGSVVVFFPVIFCLFLGVSFLEDSGYMARGAFIMDKLMRKMGLSGKAFIPLIVGFGCSVPAIMTSRTLESEKDRKLTALLIPLMSCNARLPIYALFASAFFTKNKTTVVFSLYILGIFIAFLIGLIFKNTLFKKDEEPFIIELPEYNIPELKSLLFHTWEKAKGFLKKAGTIIFSMSVLIWFLSNFNLSGMVSMDKSILSSIGKLISPIFSPMGFGTWQSSVSLITGITAKEIVLSTMSIVYGGNLVTSLQSQFSPISAYAFLVFVLLYTPCISAIATMKKEYGSKIAVFSVTYQLLLAWISSFTVFNIASLIFK; this is translated from the coding sequence TATTTAATCATCTAACTGGTTCAAATCAATATGTTGGAAACTGGGCTGGAGTAACCGTTGAAAAAAAGGAAGGTTACGTAGATAATTTTATAAAAATTGTAGATTTGCCCGGAATATATGCCATGGATACATATTCTAATGAAGAAAAAGTATCCAAAGAATTTTTACTTACAGGAAATCCAAGCGTAATAATAAATATTGTAGATTCATCAAATCTAAATAGGAATCTATATCTTACAACTCAATTGAAACAATTTAATAAACCTATTATATTAGTTTTGAATATGATGGATGCAGCAGAATCTAAAGGATTAAAAATAGATTTTTCAGCACTTTCTAAAGAACTAGGAGTAACAGTGGTTCCAATTGTAGCAGCTAAAGGAAAAGGTATAGACAACCTTCTTGAAATTCTTAAAAGTGGTAACTTTTTAAAGGAAACAGATAATAGCAAATTTATCTTTGAAAATGAAAAAGCAGCCTATTCCTATATAAATAATATTTTAAACAAATGTGTTAAGGAAACAAAAAAAAATATTACTTCAACTACTGAAAAAATAGATAAGGTAGTTTTAAATAGATTTTTAGCTTATCCAATATTTTTAATATGCTTAATATTGATTTTCAAATTTACTTTTAGCTGGGTAGGTCAACCTACTGCAGATATTTTTGACAATTTTTTAGAAAGCTTCTTAAAACCGGATTTAAAGATGCTCTTAGCAGGAACAAGTAACTGGTTTAGTTCTCTTTTAGTAGATGGCATTCTATCTGGTGTAGGATCTGTAGTTGTATTTTTCCCCGTTATATTCTGTTTATTTTTAGGAGTATCTTTTCTAGAAGACAGTGGGTACATGGCAAGAGGGGCTTTTATAATGGACAAACTTATGAGAAAAATGGGATTATCTGGGAAAGCTTTTATACCACTTATAGTAGGTTTTGGTTGTTCCGTGCCTGCAATTATGACTTCTAGAACACTCGAAAGTGAAAAAGATAGAAAATTAACAGCATTACTTATACCTTTAATGTCATGTAACGCTAGGTTACCTATATATGCACTATTTGCATCAGCTTTTTTCACTAAAAATAAAACTACTGTAGTATTTTCTTTGTACATTCTTGGAATCTTTATAGCCTTTTTAATTGGCCTCATTTTTAAAAATACCTTATTTAAAAAAGACGAAGAACCTTTTATAATAGAACTTCCTGAATACAATATTCCTGAATTAAAAAGTTTGTTATTTCACACTTGGGAAAAAGCTAAGGGATTCTTAAAAAAAGCAGGTACCATAATATTTTCCATGTCGGTTTTAATCTGGTTTTTGTCTAACTTCAATTTATCTGGTATGGTATCCATGGATAAAAGTATTCTATCTTCTATCGGTAAATTAATAAGTCCTATATTTTCACCAATGGGATTTGGCACCTGGCAAAGTTCAGTATCACTTATCACAGGTATCACTGCAAAAGAAATTGTATTAAGTACTATGAGTATTGTATATGGTGGAAATTTAGTCACCTCTCTTCAAAGTCAATTTTCCCCTATTTCCGCTTATGCATTCTTAGTTTTTGTATTGCTATATACCCCTTGCATATCTGCAATAGCAACCATGAAAAAGGAATATGGAAGCAAAATCGCGGTATTTTCCGTAACATACCAACTTTTACTAGCATGGATATCTTCTTTTACTGTATTTAATATAGCTTCACTGATATTTAAGTAA
- a CDS encoding polyamine ABC transporter substrate-binding protein: MKKKLLKLLSLSVIVACTIATLSGCGSQKQASGNDEKVVNVFTWANYVPDSVIKEFQNKTGIKVNYSNFSTNEEMLTKLQAAKGAEYDVVICSDYIIEVMGKQKNILMQPIDKSKIPNYKNVDPRFLNQLYDKGNKYSIPYTLGSQIIVYNSEKVKIPIKGYKDLWNSTLKNSLVLVDDPRIVIGMTLKKLGYSMNETDSKKLAQAKEELKKLKPNVKVLNADTPHNSLINGDATVGFMYGSQASTAVKTNSKFKIVYPEEGMNAEEDNFIIPVKAPHKENAEKFINFMLDGKISNEATTINQYVNTNKAAKKFMSSSYLNDKAVFIPDSELNRAERFRDVGNAAKTYDLIWSEFKQQ, translated from the coding sequence ATGAAAAAGAAATTACTAAAACTATTGAGCTTATCAGTAATAGTTGCATGTACGATTGCTACTTTGTCTGGTTGCGGAAGTCAAAAACAGGCTTCTGGAAATGATGAAAAAGTAGTAAATGTGTTTACCTGGGCTAATTATGTACCCGATTCTGTAATAAAGGAATTTCAGAATAAAACAGGTATAAAGGTAAATTACAGTAACTTTTCAACTAACGAGGAAATGCTTACAAAACTTCAGGCAGCAAAGGGAGCTGAATATGATGTAGTAATATGCAGTGATTATATTATTGAAGTTATGGGAAAACAAAAAAATATTTTAATGCAGCCCATAGACAAGTCAAAGATACCAAATTATAAAAATGTAGATCCTCGATTTTTAAATCAACTTTATGATAAAGGCAACAAATATTCTATTCCTTATACATTAGGAAGTCAGATAATAGTATATAATTCAGAAAAAGTTAAAATTCCGATAAAGGGATATAAAGATTTATGGAATTCTACACTTAAGAATTCTCTTGTACTTGTAGATGATCCTAGAATAGTAATAGGCATGACTCTTAAAAAATTAGGATATTCCATGAATGAGACGGATTCTAAGAAATTAGCTCAGGCTAAGGAAGAACTTAAAAAATTAAAGCCAAATGTAAAAGTACTTAATGCAGATACACCTCATAATAGTCTTATTAATGGAGATGCAACAGTAGGATTTATGTATGGTTCTCAAGCATCTACTGCAGTTAAAACAAATTCTAAGTTTAAAATAGTATATCCAGAAGAGGGCATGAATGCAGAAGAAGATAATTTTATTATACCAGTAAAAGCACCTCACAAAGAAAATGCTGAAAAGTTCATAAACTTTATGCTGGATGGTAAAATAAGCAATGAAGCTACGACAATTAATCAATATGTAAATACAAATAAAGCTGCCAAGAAATTTATGTCGAGTAGTTATTTAAACGACAAGGCAGTATTTATTCCAGATTCAGAATTAAATAGGGCTGAAAGATTTAGAGATGTAGGCAATGCTGCAAAGACCTATGATTTAATATGGTCCGAATTCAAACAACAATAG
- a CDS encoding CBS domain-containing protein — MIGEIMHSDIVKLKREDSLHKALDVMYDHNINGAPVVDENGKLTGMIVKADIYRFLMEEGHYDTCPVDWVMAKDVVTAKSDEDILAVAKRLREKNIVSIPVIDDENTVKGIISIEDIMDYVIKKF, encoded by the coding sequence ATGATAGGAGAGATAATGCATTCTGATATTGTAAAATTGAAGAGAGAAGATAGTCTCCATAAGGCTCTAGATGTAATGTATGACCATAATATAAATGGAGCACCCGTAGTTGATGAAAACGGTAAACTAACAGGTATGATAGTAAAAGCGGATATATATAGGTTCTTAATGGAAGAAGGACATTATGATACATGTCCTGTTGACTGGGTTATGGCAAAGGATGTAGTTACAGCTAAAAGTGATGAAGATATTTTAGCTGTTGCAAAAAGGCTGAGGGAAAAGAACATAGTATCTATTCCTGTAATTGATGATGAAAATACGGTTAAGGGAATTATATCTATTGAAGATATAATGGATTATGTTATAAAAAAGTTCTGA
- a CDS encoding FeoB-associated Cys-rich membrane protein produces MLEIIVTTIIAVTALYILYKNIKNKAKGKCDCGSCAGSKCPYHTKGCNNIKKF; encoded by the coding sequence TTGTTAGAAATTATAGTAACAACAATTATTGCAGTAACAGCTTTATATATACTTTATAAAAATATTAAAAATAAAGCCAAAGGTAAATGTGATTGTGGCTCATGTGCTGGTTCAAAATGTCCCTATCATACAAAAGGTTGTAATAATATAAAAAAGTTCTGA